In Pseudomonas nunensis, a single window of DNA contains:
- a CDS encoding aminotransferase class I/II-fold pyridoxal phosphate-dependent enzyme, translated as MATLPDFRLETYFSKWEFSARYHMTASDAQSMSIKNLLALADNADREAFETLSLGYTQTFGSPELLEVIASTYERQTPADILCFAGAEEGLYVAMHAILDKGDHAIVITPNYQSSETVPLSICEVSGVALDPARNWTLDIDEVAAAIRPNTKLISINFPHNPTGKILERERFDALVKLCRQHGIYLFSDEAYRLLGVGAEQLPAVADVYERGLSLAVMSKPYGLPGLRVGWIACQDRDLLLRMERMKHYLSICNSGPSEVLSRIALKAREQILARIHTLMRHNLGLLDEFFKEFEERFEWYRPDGGCIAYPRYLGAEGVERFTTDLVERTGVLLLPSSIYKSELGPTPTDRFRIGCGRAHIEEGLQVFRDYLRGQ; from the coding sequence ATGGCCACACTTCCGGATTTCCGACTGGAAACCTACTTCTCAAAGTGGGAGTTTTCCGCGCGTTACCACATGACGGCCTCCGATGCGCAAAGCATGTCCATCAAAAACCTGCTGGCACTGGCGGACAACGCGGATCGGGAGGCTTTTGAAACGCTGTCCCTGGGCTACACCCAGACGTTCGGGTCGCCGGAATTGCTGGAGGTGATTGCCTCGACCTACGAACGCCAGACCCCGGCCGACATTCTGTGTTTCGCCGGTGCGGAGGAGGGGCTGTACGTGGCGATGCACGCGATCCTCGACAAGGGGGATCATGCGATTGTCATTACGCCCAACTACCAGTCCTCCGAGACGGTGCCGTTGAGCATTTGCGAAGTGAGCGGAGTCGCCCTCGATCCGGCGCGCAACTGGACGCTGGATATCGATGAAGTCGCGGCGGCGATTCGTCCCAATACCAAGCTGATCTCCATCAATTTCCCGCATAACCCGACGGGCAAGATCCTTGAGCGCGAGCGTTTCGATGCGTTGGTGAAGCTGTGCCGCCAGCACGGAATCTACCTGTTCAGCGACGAGGCTTATCGGTTGCTGGGCGTCGGCGCCGAGCAGCTACCGGCGGTGGCAGATGTCTACGAGCGTGGCCTGTCGCTGGCGGTGATGTCCAAGCCTTATGGGCTGCCGGGCCTGCGCGTCGGCTGGATTGCCTGCCAGGATCGCGACCTGTTGTTACGCATGGAGCGCATGAAGCATTACCTGTCGATCTGCAACTCGGGGCCGAGTGAAGTGTTGTCGCGCATCGCCCTGAAAGCCCGGGAACAGATCCTGGCGCGCATTCACACGCTGATGAGGCACAACCTTGGGCTGCTGGACGAGTTCTTCAAAGAGTTCGAAGAGCGTTTCGAGTGGTATCGCCCCGATGGCGGCTGCATTGCCTATCCGCGTTATCTGGGGGCCGAAGGGGTCGAGCGTTTCACCACCGATCTGGTCGAGCGCACCGGGGTGCTGTTGCTGCCATCGAGTATCTACAAGTCCGAGCTGGGGCCGACGCCGACGGATCGCTTTCGCATCGGCTGCGGGCGGGCGCATATCGAGGAAGGCTTGCAGGTGTTCCGTGATTACCTGCGGGGGCAATGA
- a CDS encoding ornithine cyclodeaminase translates to MTSAMFPIYSLSEVRTVLRRKDMLDVVREAIVRHSLGEVVAAPSGELLFQQPPGDCHIRFGYFRGGAVFVVKIAMGFYENPARGLETNNGLMLVFDAQTGKIIAVLNDEGWLTSWRTAAAGALAAKAGAPSQITALGILGSGHQAEHQARWASEILGTDQVVIWGRDPAKASRLVQSLCHQGFSARTAATVEEVFEHCNVVITCTPSTQAIVPVSAVKRGTHIVAMGADSLGKQELDPRILGLARVIMTDDRQQCAQRGELAHAIAAGLDTSKAEVSLGQVLAGNGAGRISDDDVTVADLTGLAAQDIAIATLAIELIQSTPLGRSVQG, encoded by the coding sequence ATGACCTCGGCAATGTTTCCGATCTACAGCCTGAGCGAGGTGCGCACGGTGTTGCGGCGCAAGGACATGCTCGACGTGGTGCGTGAGGCCATTGTGCGGCATTCACTGGGTGAGGTCGTCGCGGCGCCCTCCGGCGAGTTGTTGTTCCAGCAGCCTCCTGGCGACTGCCATATCCGCTTCGGTTATTTCCGTGGCGGCGCGGTTTTTGTGGTGAAGATTGCGATGGGTTTCTATGAGAACCCGGCCCGTGGGCTGGAAACCAACAACGGCCTGATGCTGGTGTTCGACGCCCAGACCGGCAAGATCATCGCCGTGTTGAATGATGAAGGCTGGCTCACCAGTTGGCGCACTGCGGCGGCGGGAGCTCTTGCGGCGAAGGCCGGTGCACCGTCGCAGATTACAGCTCTGGGGATTCTCGGCAGCGGGCATCAGGCTGAACATCAGGCGCGCTGGGCGTCGGAGATCCTCGGCACCGATCAGGTGGTGATCTGGGGGCGTGATCCGGCCAAGGCGAGTCGACTGGTCCAGAGTCTTTGTCATCAGGGTTTCAGCGCTCGGACAGCGGCGACCGTGGAAGAGGTGTTCGAACACTGCAATGTGGTGATTACCTGCACGCCATCAACCCAGGCGATCGTGCCCGTGTCGGCGGTGAAACGGGGCACTCACATTGTTGCCATGGGCGCTGACAGCCTCGGTAAGCAAGAACTCGATCCGCGGATTCTGGGCCTGGCACGGGTGATCATGACCGATGACCGTCAACAGTGTGCGCAGCGCGGCGAGCTGGCCCATGCCATTGCCGCAGGGCTGGACACTTCCAAGGCTGAGGTTTCATTGGGGCAGGTGCTGGCCGGAAATGGCGCGGGGCGGATCAGCGATGACGATGTGACCGTCGCCGATCTGACGGGGCTGGCGGCGCAGGACATCGCCATCGCGACCCTGGCCATCGAGTTGATCCAGTCCACGCCGTTGGGCCGGTCTGTCCAAGGCTGA
- a CDS encoding helix-turn-helix transcriptional regulator: MNATADGIAALLFPDLEAVVHDIRSGLITHIANGFSERKVGDPSLIADLPELDKGLDVIGPYEKVGPNGRMLRSITMAARSDTGEIVALLCLNFDVTALAQVQKLLSGFAAGVKPQARPEALFSADWREKLNEIVEAISAEKCVRRSDFGRAEIMLALIEARAHGLLDVRNFVDYFGEYFEISRATVYNYLKAVQAASPE; this comes from the coding sequence ATGAATGCAACGGCAGACGGCATCGCCGCGTTGCTGTTCCCCGATCTGGAAGCGGTAGTCCATGACATCCGCAGCGGCCTGATCACGCACATCGCCAACGGTTTTTCCGAGCGCAAAGTCGGCGACCCTTCGTTGATTGCCGACCTGCCGGAGCTGGACAAGGGCCTGGATGTCATCGGCCCCTATGAAAAGGTCGGGCCCAACGGCCGCATGCTGCGCTCAATCACCATGGCCGCCCGTTCTGACACGGGCGAGATCGTCGCGCTGCTGTGCCTGAATTTCGACGTGACGGCGCTGGCGCAAGTGCAGAAGCTGCTGAGTGGTTTCGCTGCGGGCGTGAAGCCGCAAGCCCGGCCGGAAGCGTTGTTCAGCGCAGACTGGCGGGAAAAACTCAATGAAATCGTCGAGGCCATTTCGGCAGAAAAGTGTGTGCGTCGCAGTGACTTCGGGCGCGCCGAGATCATGTTGGCGCTGATCGAAGCCCGAGCACACGGCTTGTTGGATGTTCGAAACTTTGTCGACTATTTCGGCGAGTACTTCGAGATCTCCCGCGCCACGGTCTACAACTATTTGAAAGCCGTCCAGGCCGCATCGCCGGAATGA
- a CDS encoding glutathione S-transferase, producing the protein MKIYDWFDGPYPARVRIALAEKGLLSRIEFVPVNLWTGEHKKPAFLAINYSGTLPVLELDDGTLIAECTAITQYLDVLDGNPLLTGRTPAEKGIIHMMTKRAEIEFLDAVSTYFHHATPGLGPDVELYQNREWGERMRDKAVRGMHYFNGVLANRPFVAGNEFSMADIAVLGGMIFASLVKLPVPDECEALRAWHARMLERSSVQEWRAMVERGQGVKTLPITADLK; encoded by the coding sequence ATGAAAATCTACGACTGGTTCGATGGCCCCTACCCGGCGCGTGTGCGTATTGCGCTGGCAGAGAAAGGCTTGCTGTCGCGGATCGAATTCGTGCCGGTCAATCTATGGACCGGCGAGCACAAGAAGCCCGCGTTTCTAGCGATCAACTACTCCGGGACACTGCCCGTCCTGGAACTCGACGACGGCACACTGATTGCCGAGTGCACCGCCATCACCCAGTACCTTGACGTGCTGGATGGCAACCCGCTGCTCACCGGCAGAACCCCCGCTGAAAAAGGCATCATCCACATGATGACCAAGCGTGCGGAAATCGAATTCCTGGATGCGGTCAGCACCTACTTCCATCACGCCACGCCCGGTCTTGGGCCGGACGTCGAGCTTTACCAGAATCGTGAATGGGGTGAGCGAATGCGCGATAAGGCCGTGCGCGGGATGCACTATTTCAACGGCGTCCTGGCAAACCGGCCGTTCGTGGCGGGCAACGAATTTTCGATGGCCGATATCGCGGTACTCGGCGGCATGATTTTCGCCTCGCTGGTGAAACTGCCGGTACCTGATGAATGCGAAGCACTGCGCGCCTGGCATGCCAGGATGCTGGAGCGCTCTAGTGTTCAGGAATGGCGCGCCATGGTGGAACGCGGCCAGGGTGTCAAAACGCTGCCAATAACGGCTGATCTAAAGTGA